A window of the Apodemus sylvaticus chromosome 15, mApoSyl1.1, whole genome shotgun sequence genome harbors these coding sequences:
- the Tmem44 gene encoding transmembrane protein 44 isoform X3 encodes MEEGASAAPPLWNWDYLERCFARRRVCISFGLWICAACCWIAAHTLILYLRCTKKCGQDQSALCAAFCLLTSLCDTVGAVLARQLTIQVFTGAYLAVVDFMNFMFTLFPVCASKSKSKSGQSSRERRRRHLRASVFALALPLSLGPGWAVWVAIPKASAPVRGPQRRLLGSLLQENPEVFGYLLGTIAAFGSWASRIPLFSNICRGKSLSYIHLWTRFLSALAGLLYASAIVAHDQQPEYLLQATPWFLISLGRAALDLAIILLSCVIKSRMRGAFRFATAEARESADTQALLTCAEKEEENQEARTEDKNSDWVPLTSLSHCKPLRTMTAVSRYMELTIEPAQQAGCSATRLPGDGQTTTGDACSQEPPSYPPIQVIQARVSSSSSSEVSSINSDLEWDPEDVNLERKKDTEVLRSQVHRASLSPVDLTSDD; translated from the exons ATGGAGGAGGGGGCTAGCGCCGCGCCCCCGCTCTGGAACTGGGACTACCTGGAGCGCTGCTTCGCCCGCCGCCGCGTCTGCATCTCCTTCGGCCTGTGGATCTGCGCCGCCTGCTGCTGGATCGCTGCCCACACGCT GATTCTCTATCTGAGATGCACAAAGAAGTGTGGCCAAGACCAGTCAGCCCTGTGTGCTGCGTTCTGCCTCCTGACGAGTCTGTGTGACACTGTGGGAGCGGTTCTGGCCAGGCAGCTCACGATCCAG GTCTTCACTGGGGCCTACCTAGCAGTTGTCGACTTCATGAACTTCATGTTTACACTTTTTCCTGTCTGTGCATCGAAATCCAAGTCAAAGTCCG GTCAGAgcagcagggagaggaggagaaggcatcTTAGAGCCAGTGTGTTTGCTCTGGCTCTGCCGCTGAGCCTGGGTCCAGGCTGGGCCGTCTGGGTTGCCATCCCCAAGGCTTCAGCCCCAGTCCGGGGGCCACAGCGGAGGCTGCTGGGAAGCCTTCTGCAG GAAAACCCGGAAGTCTTCGGCTACCTGCTGGGCACCATCGCTGCCTTTGGCTCCTGGGCATCCCGGATCCCCCTATTCTCCAATATC TGTCGGGGGAAGTCACTCTCCTATATCCACCTGTGGACCCGGTTCCTGtcagctctggctggcctccTCTACGCCTCGGCCATTGTAGCCCACGACCAGCAGCCTGAATACCTCCTTCAGGCTACGCCCTGGTTCCTGATTTCCCTGGGCCGAGCTGCACTGGACCTTGCT ATCATCCTTCTGTCCTGCGTGATAAAGAGCAGAATGAGAGGAGCCTTCAGATTTGCTACTGCGGAAGCCAGAGAGAGTGCCGACACGCAAGCCCTTTTAACCTgtgcagagaaggaagaagaaaaccagGAGGCCAGGACTGAGGACAAG AACTCAGATTGGGTGCCTCTGACCAGCCTGTCGCACTGCAAGCCCCTGAGGACGATGACAGCCGTCAGTCGTTACATGGAGCTGACCATTGAGCCCGCACAGCAG GCAGGCTGCAGTGCCACCAGGCTGCCCGGTGACGGACAGACGACCACTGGAGATGCCTGCTCGCAGGAGCCTCCCTCCTACCCCCCCATCCAGGTCATCCAGGCCAGAGTGTCCTCCAGCAGCTCCTCCGAGGTCTCCTCCATCAACTCCGACCTGGAG
- the Tmem44 gene encoding transmembrane protein 44 isoform X2: MEEGASAAPPLWNWDYLERCFARRRVCISFGLWICAACCWIAAHTLILYLRCTKKCGQDQSALCAAFCLLTSLCDTVGAVLARQLTIQVFTGAYLAVVDFMNFMFTLFPVCASKSKSKSGQSSRERRRRHLRASVFALALPLSLGPGWAVWVAIPKASAPVRGPQRRLLGSLLQENPEVFGYLLGTIAAFGSWASRIPLFSNICRGKSLSYIHLWTRFLSALAGLLYASAIVAHDQQPEYLLQATPWFLISLGRAALDLAIILLSCVIKSRMRGAFRFATAEARESADTQALLTCAEKEEENQEARTEDKNSDWVPLTSLSHCKPLRTMTAVSRYMELTIEPAQQAGCSATRLPGDGQTTTGDACSQEPPSYPPIQVIQARVSSSSSSEVSSINSDLEKYWEALNSEQWDPEDVNLERKKDTEVLRSQVHRASLSPVDLTSDD; the protein is encoded by the exons ATGGAGGAGGGGGCTAGCGCCGCGCCCCCGCTCTGGAACTGGGACTACCTGGAGCGCTGCTTCGCCCGCCGCCGCGTCTGCATCTCCTTCGGCCTGTGGATCTGCGCCGCCTGCTGCTGGATCGCTGCCCACACGCT GATTCTCTATCTGAGATGCACAAAGAAGTGTGGCCAAGACCAGTCAGCCCTGTGTGCTGCGTTCTGCCTCCTGACGAGTCTGTGTGACACTGTGGGAGCGGTTCTGGCCAGGCAGCTCACGATCCAG GTCTTCACTGGGGCCTACCTAGCAGTTGTCGACTTCATGAACTTCATGTTTACACTTTTTCCTGTCTGTGCATCGAAATCCAAGTCAAAGTCCG GTCAGAgcagcagggagaggaggagaaggcatcTTAGAGCCAGTGTGTTTGCTCTGGCTCTGCCGCTGAGCCTGGGTCCAGGCTGGGCCGTCTGGGTTGCCATCCCCAAGGCTTCAGCCCCAGTCCGGGGGCCACAGCGGAGGCTGCTGGGAAGCCTTCTGCAG GAAAACCCGGAAGTCTTCGGCTACCTGCTGGGCACCATCGCTGCCTTTGGCTCCTGGGCATCCCGGATCCCCCTATTCTCCAATATC TGTCGGGGGAAGTCACTCTCCTATATCCACCTGTGGACCCGGTTCCTGtcagctctggctggcctccTCTACGCCTCGGCCATTGTAGCCCACGACCAGCAGCCTGAATACCTCCTTCAGGCTACGCCCTGGTTCCTGATTTCCCTGGGCCGAGCTGCACTGGACCTTGCT ATCATCCTTCTGTCCTGCGTGATAAAGAGCAGAATGAGAGGAGCCTTCAGATTTGCTACTGCGGAAGCCAGAGAGAGTGCCGACACGCAAGCCCTTTTAACCTgtgcagagaaggaagaagaaaaccagGAGGCCAGGACTGAGGACAAG AACTCAGATTGGGTGCCTCTGACCAGCCTGTCGCACTGCAAGCCCCTGAGGACGATGACAGCCGTCAGTCGTTACATGGAGCTGACCATTGAGCCCGCACAGCAG GCAGGCTGCAGTGCCACCAGGCTGCCCGGTGACGGACAGACGACCACTGGAGATGCCTGCTCGCAGGAGCCTCCCTCCTACCCCCCCATCCAGGTCATCCAGGCCAGAGTGTCCTCCAGCAGCTCCTCCGAGGTCTCCTCCATCAACTCCGACCTGGAG AAGTATTGGGAAGCCCTAAACTCGGAGCAG
- the Tmem44 gene encoding transmembrane protein 44 isoform X1 yields the protein MEEGASAAPPLWNWDYLERCFARRRVCISFGLWICAACCWIAAHTLILYLRCTKKCGQDQSALCAAFCLLTSLCDTVGAVLARQLTIQVFTGAYLAVVDFMNFMFTLFPVCASKSKSKSGQSSRERRRRHLRASVFALALPLSLGPGWAVWVAIPKASAPVRGPQRRLLGSLLQENPEVFGYLLGTIAAFGSWASRIPLFSNICRGKSLSYIHLWTRFLSALAGLLYASAIVAHDQQPEYLLQATPWFLISLGRAALDLAIILLSCVIKSRMRGAFRFATAEARESADTQALLTCAEKEEENQEARTEDKNSDWVPLTSLSHCKPLRTMTAVSRYMELTIEPAQQAGCSATRLPGDGQTTTGDACSQEPPSYPPIQVIQARVSSSSSSEVSSINSDLEQKYWEALNSEQWDPEDVNLERKKDTEVLRSQVHRASLSPVDLTSDD from the exons ATGGAGGAGGGGGCTAGCGCCGCGCCCCCGCTCTGGAACTGGGACTACCTGGAGCGCTGCTTCGCCCGCCGCCGCGTCTGCATCTCCTTCGGCCTGTGGATCTGCGCCGCCTGCTGCTGGATCGCTGCCCACACGCT GATTCTCTATCTGAGATGCACAAAGAAGTGTGGCCAAGACCAGTCAGCCCTGTGTGCTGCGTTCTGCCTCCTGACGAGTCTGTGTGACACTGTGGGAGCGGTTCTGGCCAGGCAGCTCACGATCCAG GTCTTCACTGGGGCCTACCTAGCAGTTGTCGACTTCATGAACTTCATGTTTACACTTTTTCCTGTCTGTGCATCGAAATCCAAGTCAAAGTCCG GTCAGAgcagcagggagaggaggagaaggcatcTTAGAGCCAGTGTGTTTGCTCTGGCTCTGCCGCTGAGCCTGGGTCCAGGCTGGGCCGTCTGGGTTGCCATCCCCAAGGCTTCAGCCCCAGTCCGGGGGCCACAGCGGAGGCTGCTGGGAAGCCTTCTGCAG GAAAACCCGGAAGTCTTCGGCTACCTGCTGGGCACCATCGCTGCCTTTGGCTCCTGGGCATCCCGGATCCCCCTATTCTCCAATATC TGTCGGGGGAAGTCACTCTCCTATATCCACCTGTGGACCCGGTTCCTGtcagctctggctggcctccTCTACGCCTCGGCCATTGTAGCCCACGACCAGCAGCCTGAATACCTCCTTCAGGCTACGCCCTGGTTCCTGATTTCCCTGGGCCGAGCTGCACTGGACCTTGCT ATCATCCTTCTGTCCTGCGTGATAAAGAGCAGAATGAGAGGAGCCTTCAGATTTGCTACTGCGGAAGCCAGAGAGAGTGCCGACACGCAAGCCCTTTTAACCTgtgcagagaaggaagaagaaaaccagGAGGCCAGGACTGAGGACAAG AACTCAGATTGGGTGCCTCTGACCAGCCTGTCGCACTGCAAGCCCCTGAGGACGATGACAGCCGTCAGTCGTTACATGGAGCTGACCATTGAGCCCGCACAGCAG GCAGGCTGCAGTGCCACCAGGCTGCCCGGTGACGGACAGACGACCACTGGAGATGCCTGCTCGCAGGAGCCTCCCTCCTACCCCCCCATCCAGGTCATCCAGGCCAGAGTGTCCTCCAGCAGCTCCTCCGAGGTCTCCTCCATCAACTCCGACCTGGAG CAGAAGTATTGGGAAGCCCTAAACTCGGAGCAG